One region of uncultured Sulfurimonas sp. genomic DNA includes:
- a CDS encoding NAD(P)H-quinone oxidoreductase subunit 3, protein MEHISTANPYFGVFVLFVVTFGAFTATTIIARLASRALAAKDSEKIKLSVYECGPEVTRQPNRISPQFYLFALLFLLFDVEIIFMFPWAVDFKLLGWFGFAEMLMFILLLTIGFIYAWKKGALEWHNIK, encoded by the coding sequence ATGGAGCATATTAGCACTGCAAATCCGTATTTTGGGGTATTCGTACTGTTTGTTGTAACGTTTGGTGCATTCACCGCTACAACAATTATTGCTCGCTTAGCGAGTCGTGCCTTAGCTGCAAAAGATAGTGAAAAGATTAAACTTTCAGTTTATGAGTGTGGACCTGAGGTCACAAGACAACCAAATAGAATATCACCGCAGTTTTATCTGTTTGCGTTACTTTTTTTACTGTTTGATGTAGAGATTATTTTTATGTTTCCATGGGCGGTTGACTTTAAACTACTAGGATGGTTTGGTTTCGCTGAAATGTTAATGTTTATTTTATTATTAACTATTGGATTCATATATGCATGGAAAAAAGGAGCCCTTGAATGGCACAACATAAAGTAA
- a CDS encoding NADH-quinone oxidoreductase subunit B family protein → MAQHKVNYTQNAGLPVALTSIDKIVNWGRSNSLWALTYGLACCGIEMMASGASRYDFDRFGTIFRASPRQADVMIVAGTLTKKHAEFIKRLYDQMTEPRWVISMGSCANTGGMFNTYATVQGADRIIPVDLYLPGCAPRPETLQYGVMLLQKKIRANHASKAQKAKRLM, encoded by the coding sequence ATGGCACAACATAAAGTAAATTATACACAAAACGCTGGCTTACCTGTAGCACTTACAAGTATAGACAAAATCGTTAACTGGGGTCGCTCAAATTCACTTTGGGCTCTTACATATGGTCTAGCATGTTGTGGTATTGAGATGATGGCATCTGGTGCTTCAAGATATGACTTTGACCGTTTTGGAACAATCTTTAGAGCATCTCCTCGTCAAGCAGATGTTATGATTGTTGCGGGAACTCTTACTAAAAAGCATGCTGAGTTTATTAAAAGACTATATGACCAAATGACTGAGCCAAGATGGGTTATATCTATGGGCTCTTGTGCAAATACTGGTGGTATGTTTAACACTTATGCAACTGTTCAGGGTGCAGATAGAATTATTCCTGTAGATTTATATCTTCCAGGTTGTGCACCTCGTCCTGAGACTCTTCAGTATGGTGTTATGTTATTACAAAAAAAGATTCGTGCTAATCATGCATCTAAAGCACAAAAAGCAAAAAGGTTAATGTAA
- a CDS encoding NADH-quinone oxidoreductase subunit C, translating into MRAYTPKDNVQKKAYYTDRFYKSPQVAKSAPESDEVFSADLEAIKAKFEVLDAYIQVEQMVVYIKPEDNYGVLELMKDKLGYSQLSEMSAIDWLADRDGFEVFYQMLSMAKRKRIRIKTFIKKGQAVNSVEKLFRSADWSEREMFDMFGIEANGHPFMKRILMPYDWQGHPLLKTYPLQGDEFAAWYEVDKIYGKEAREAIGPEIRDTARVDRYDSQRFARLGHEVPKGTEITGNEEAHKESYQEDGGVFLIKKLDKESSVVIDDPQR; encoded by the coding sequence ATGAGAGCATATACACCCAAAGACAATGTACAGAAAAAAGCATACTATACAGATAGATTTTATAAATCTCCACAAGTTGCTAAAAGTGCACCTGAGAGTGATGAAGTTTTTAGTGCTGATTTAGAAGCTATAAAGGCAAAGTTTGAAGTACTAGATGCATACATCCAAGTTGAACAGATGGTTGTATATATAAAACCAGAAGATAACTATGGTGTTTTAGAGTTAATGAAAGACAAACTTGGTTATTCACAACTTTCTGAGATGAGCGCAATAGATTGGTTAGCAGATAGAGATGGCTTTGAAGTTTTTTATCAGATGCTAAGCATGGCTAAGCGTAAACGTATTCGCATTAAAACTTTTATAAAAAAAGGTCAAGCTGTAAATTCAGTTGAAAAACTATTTCGCTCAGCAGATTGGTCAGAGAGAGAGATGTTCGATATGTTTGGTATAGAGGCAAACGGACATCCATTTATGAAAAGAATTCTTATGCCATATGATTGGCAAGGACATCCTCTTTTAAAAACTTATCCATTACAGGGTGATGAATTTGCTGCTTGGTACGAAGTAGATAAGATTTATGGCAAAGAAGCAAGAGAAGCAATAGGACCTGAAATCCGTGATACTGCAAGAGTTGACAGATATGACTCACAAAGATTTGCTCGTTTAGGACATGAAGTACCTAAAGGAACAGAAATTACAGGAAATGAAGAGGCTCATAAAGAGTCATATCAAGAAGATGGCGGTGTTTTCTTGATTAAGAAATTAGACAAAGAGTCATCAGTTGTAATTGATGATCCTCAAAGATAG
- the nuoD gene encoding NADH dehydrogenase (quinone) subunit D, which produces MAQVKNRLTPFFENITFDRDDNELILNFGPQHPSAHGQLRLMLHLQQEMIVKAHPDIGYLHRGMEKMAENMIYNEFMPTTDRMDYIASSSNNYGFALSVEKLIGLEVPRRAKVIRMMLLEINRLMSHLFWLATTALDIGAMTVFLFAFREREYLMDIIEGYCGARLTHAAIRIGGVPLDIQDSFIAQLKDFLDKLPQNIKDYEDLLDTNRIWLMRMEEVGTISTEMALSWGCTGPMLRASGVAWDLRKEEPYELYDEVEFNVPYSDKGDNFARYRVYMEEMRESAKILYQTIDMYQECVRNGQTELMAHSPKYISAPKLDIMTQNYSLMQHFVLVTQGMRPPVGEVYVATESPKGELGFFINSQGGPYPYRLKLRAPSFWHTGILTDLLPGHFIPDVVSIIGTTNIVFGEVDR; this is translated from the coding sequence ATGGCACAAGTAAAAAATAGATTAACACCGTTTTTTGAAAATATAACTTTTGATAGAGACGACAATGAGCTTATCTTAAATTTTGGTCCTCAGCATCCATCTGCACATGGTCAATTACGTTTAATGTTGCATCTTCAGCAGGAGATGATAGTTAAAGCTCATCCTGATATTGGATATCTTCATCGTGGTATGGAGAAAATGGCTGAAAACATGATTTACAATGAGTTCATGCCGACAACTGACCGTATGGACTATATTGCATCATCTTCAAACAACTATGGCTTTGCTCTTTCAGTTGAAAAGCTAATTGGTTTAGAAGTTCCTCGTCGTGCAAAAGTCATTCGTATGATGCTTTTAGAGATCAATCGTTTAATGAGTCATCTTTTTTGGTTAGCAACTACTGCTCTTGATATCGGTGCAATGACAGTTTTCTTATTTGCTTTCCGTGAGAGAGAGTACTTGATGGATATTATTGAGGGTTATTGTGGAGCTAGACTAACACACGCTGCTATTCGCATCGGTGGTGTTCCTTTAGATATTCAAGATAGTTTTATAGCTCAGTTAAAAGACTTTTTAGACAAGTTACCTCAAAATATTAAAGATTATGAGGACCTTCTCGATACTAACCGCATCTGGTTAATGAGAATGGAAGAAGTTGGTACTATCTCTACTGAGATGGCACTATCATGGGGATGTACAGGTCCAATGCTTCGTGCATCTGGGGTGGCTTGGGATCTTCGTAAAGAAGAACCTTATGAGCTTTATGATGAAGTGGAATTTAACGTGCCATATTCAGATAAGGGTGATAACTTTGCAAGATATCGTGTTTACATGGAAGAGATGAGAGAGAGTGCAAAAATTCTTTATCAAACAATAGATATGTATCAAGAGTGTGTTAGAAATGGACAGACAGAGTTAATGGCTCACTCTCCAAAATATATTTCAGCTCCAAAACTAGATATTATGACTCAAAATTACTCTCTTATGCAACACTTTGTTCTTGTAACTCAAGGTATGAGACCTCCTGTTGGGGAAGTTTATGTAGCAACTGAATCACCAAAAGGTGAGTTAGGTTTCTTCATAAACTCTCAAGGTGGACCATATCCATACAGATTGAAACTTCGTGCTCCATCTTTTTGGCATACTGGTATTTTAACTGATTTGCTTCCGGGTCATTTTATTCCAGATGTTGTTTCAATAATTGGTACGACTAATATCGTATTCGGGGAGGTTGACCGCTAA
- a CDS encoding NADH-ubiquinone oxidoreductase subunit E family protein codes for MKRYDLRHLKSDFEPRMKEILDTHSAKEVAIFLFEIGDFTPIQKSADLVKECGYELMNSLKFNEVDWTIVAKKA; via the coding sequence ATGAAAAGATATGATTTAAGACATTTAAAGTCTGATTTTGAACCTAGAATGAAAGAGATTTTAGATACTCATAGTGCAAAAGAAGTTGCAATATTTTTATTTGAAATTGGAGATTTTACTCCGATTCAAAAATCAGCAGATTTGGTAAAAGAGTGCGGTTATGAGTTGATGAACTCTTTAAAATTTAACGAAGTCGATTGGACTATCGTGGCAAAAAAAGCTTAG
- a CDS encoding FAD-dependent oxidoreductase, which produces MSKVYFSTWNGELINNVGKPKEEWEESAYNLPATYDDHRDSKAFIGWDGVSLFNEDVDVIRLAMEYAAQYQEYSEACGRCAPGRWGGRILYDQLDKIARGEGSIADMDHLKEIGKSMQVTSKCEIGKTVPNPIIDLMIHFEDEFMDCINNQKPSKHYNDEIGYIAKITAPCTDMCPAHVDIPGYIEGVRDLRFDDSLEATRQTMPLAHVCGRVCPHPCEDACRRTNLDEPISIMELKRLGADYETDHGFGFFHPMKKQPSNGKKVAVIGAGPAGLTTAYYLAAEGTQVDVYEELPVLGGEVAVGVPEYRMPIDKYNQDIECVRDMGVNFITNTKVNADDMRRFESEYDATMIATGTRISKKVRCENERAEIEGYWSAIEMLDQINLWDKYEIGEKVDLTGKTVVCVGGGFTSMDVVRCAIRANAKKVYMIYRRDEQTIIRNTTYEEYHEAVEEGVEFLFHSAVNTMNDEGDVLKSLLVDKFELVPDPNGGRAELLKVEGASYTIETDFLIPAVSQSADLDLLPQEWELEMTSWGTIKTNGKDYMTSRKGIFASGDCEYGPMTIVNAVGQAKRASSVMSRFMQNGEISLTDDEIMEDHLRKLKVYDKKEKVEGWLPGLPRQNSEKLNVDIRKYNNKEVNLGFTQEEAISEADRCMRCYYIAMVAT; this is translated from the coding sequence TTGAGTAAAGTATATTTTTCTACTTGGAATGGAGAACTGATTAACAATGTCGGTAAGCCTAAAGAAGAGTGGGAAGAATCAGCTTATAATTTACCTGCAACCTACGATGATCATCGTGATTCTAAAGCTTTTATTGGTTGGGATGGTGTTTCTCTTTTTAACGAAGACGTAGATGTAATTCGTTTAGCTATGGAGTATGCTGCTCAGTATCAAGAGTACTCAGAAGCTTGCGGAAGATGTGCACCTGGGAGATGGGGTGGACGAATTCTATATGATCAGTTGGACAAGATTGCTCGTGGTGAAGGTAGTATCGCCGATATGGATCACTTAAAAGAGATTGGTAAAAGTATGCAAGTCACTTCAAAATGTGAGATTGGTAAGACTGTTCCAAATCCTATAATTGACTTGATGATACACTTTGAAGATGAGTTTATGGATTGTATCAACAACCAAAAGCCATCTAAACACTATAACGATGAAATTGGTTATATTGCAAAGATTACAGCACCTTGTACTGATATGTGTCCTGCACATGTTGATATCCCTGGATATATTGAGGGTGTAAGAGATTTAAGATTTGATGATTCTCTTGAAGCTACTCGTCAAACTATGCCTTTAGCTCATGTTTGTGGTCGTGTTTGTCCGCATCCATGTGAAGATGCTTGTAGAAGAACAAATCTTGATGAGCCTATTTCTATTATGGAACTTAAGCGTTTAGGTGCTGATTATGAAACTGATCATGGATTTGGATTTTTTCATCCAATGAAAAAACAGCCAAGTAATGGTAAGAAAGTAGCAGTTATAGGTGCTGGTCCTGCTGGACTTACTACAGCTTATTATCTTGCGGCTGAGGGAACTCAGGTTGATGTTTATGAAGAGCTTCCTGTTCTTGGTGGTGAAGTCGCTGTTGGTGTGCCAGAATACAGAATGCCAATAGATAAGTACAACCAAGACATCGAGTGTGTTAGAGATATGGGTGTTAATTTTATAACTAACACTAAAGTCAATGCAGATGATATGAGAAGATTTGAGAGTGAGTATGATGCAACTATGATTGCAACCGGAACTCGTATATCAAAAAAAGTTCGTTGCGAGAATGAAAGGGCTGAAATAGAGGGCTATTGGTCGGCTATTGAGATGCTAGATCAAATTAATCTTTGGGATAAGTATGAAATAGGCGAGAAAGTAGACTTAACAGGTAAAACTGTTGTTTGTGTTGGTGGTGGTTTTACATCTATGGATGTTGTTCGCTGTGCCATAAGAGCAAATGCTAAAAAAGTCTATATGATTTATCGTCGTGATGAGCAAACTATTATAAGAAACACTACTTATGAAGAGTATCATGAAGCTGTGGAAGAAGGTGTAGAATTTCTTTTTCACTCAGCTGTAAACACTATGAACGATGAGGGTGATGTTTTAAAATCTCTTTTAGTTGATAAATTTGAATTAGTACCAGATCCTAATGGTGGTCGTGCAGAGTTACTAAAAGTTGAGGGTGCTTCTTATACTATTGAGACGGATTTTTTAATTCCAGCAGTTTCTCAATCTGCTGATCTTGATTTGTTGCCTCAAGAGTGGGAACTTGAGATGACATCTTGGGGAACTATCAAAACTAATGGTAAAGATTATATGACATCTCGCAAAGGTATCTTTGCATCTGGAGATTGTGAATATGGTCCTATGACTATTGTAAATGCGGTTGGTCAAGCTAAACGAGCATCTTCTGTTATGTCAAGATTTATGCAAAATGGAGAGATATCTTTAACAGATGATGAGATTATGGAAGATCACCTGCGTAAACTAAAGGTTTACGATAAGAAAGAAAAGGTTGAAGGTTGGCTTCCAGGTTTACCAAGACAAAATAGTGAGAAACTTAATGTTGATATTCGTAAATACAATAACAAAGAAGTTAATCTAGGTTTTACACAAGAAGAAGCCATTAGCGAAGCTGATCGCTGTATGCGTTGTTATTATATAGCTATGGTAGCTACTTAA
- a CDS encoding 2Fe-2S iron-sulfur cluster-binding protein → MINFKIDGISVEAKKGETILNVARRNDIYIPTMCYISKTTPCASCRMCVVEAQGVEGFVLSCNTPPTEGIEIRTNSTELELERTNIMKLYDVNHPLECGVCDKSGECDLQNKTLEFNVARQNFSARDQFREVKDWGLISYDPALCILCEKCVHVCNEVIGDDAIEVKFGGYSSSIIPKNSDVLDCTFCGECIAVCPVGALVSSNFKYSANAWELSRVPATCAHCSAGCPLEYETKYLSINGDDSIYRVKNNFEYTSLCGAGRFGFDFDNKESSSEASFNKAIEALKEAKAIRFSSMITNEEAHILQLLKEKLDIKLFNEDARKFQEFMRAYSSVSGKLHHSGSLDAIKQSDAAIIIGSRIATDNPGVRYALTTAAKHNGAKIVYAHPIEDALMQNTVTQFMKYEVGTEEGVMALLANAILKNVDMDDDEREFFDDLDLGYLDAESNIGDEELDQMMKSFSRAKNRVLIVGNDLMAHKRSDNIAKLAALIEKYSDFSLVVVPSEVNTLGVSLICDLDKDEDIIDVVGYNAKGNFIISSLAYANLSVPSLNQQEGTFVNIDNKVLPTNVAVSFDGYTLNDLANACGVESVNTVDYTSKLNKKSGFRDIAFDSLENFLSSHGEDERGYLLDEILCEVNGKLDEIEDLPEFNGTIIYHANPVLQFNAYTNQASQLEKDNTLRGSAQFAAAAKITDGDKIEISFGSKTIVREFKLDSELKGTIALNPTFDDVIDASRYRFEKSKIVRVV, encoded by the coding sequence ATGATTAATTTTAAAATTGACGGTATCTCCGTAGAAGCTAAAAAAGGCGAAACTATTTTAAATGTAGCTCGTAGAAATGACATATATATCCCTACAATGTGTTATATATCTAAAACTACTCCTTGTGCATCTTGTCGTATGTGTGTAGTTGAAGCTCAGGGAGTGGAAGGTTTTGTTCTATCTTGTAATACACCTCCAACTGAGGGCATTGAGATAAGAACTAATTCTACTGAGTTGGAACTTGAGAGAACAAACATTATGAAGCTTTATGATGTAAATCATCCTTTAGAATGTGGTGTTTGTGATAAATCTGGTGAGTGCGATTTACAAAACAAAACTTTAGAGTTTAATGTAGCAAGACAAAATTTCTCAGCACGTGATCAGTTTCGTGAAGTTAAAGATTGGGGACTTATAAGTTATGATCCAGCTCTTTGTATTTTATGTGAAAAATGTGTTCATGTATGTAATGAAGTAATTGGTGATGATGCTATTGAGGTAAAATTTGGTGGATATAGTTCGAGTATTATTCCTAAAAATTCCGATGTGCTTGATTGTACTTTTTGTGGTGAATGTATAGCAGTGTGTCCTGTTGGTGCATTGGTGAGTTCTAATTTTAAATATAGTGCAAATGCTTGGGAACTTAGTCGTGTGCCTGCTACTTGTGCTCATTGTTCTGCAGGTTGTCCTTTGGAATATGAAACAAAATATCTTTCAATTAATGGAGATGATTCTATCTATAGAGTAAAAAATAATTTTGAATATACATCACTTTGTGGTGCTGGTCGTTTTGGTTTTGATTTTGATAACAAAGAATCTAGTAGTGAAGCCTCATTTAATAAGGCTATAGAAGCTTTAAAAGAAGCAAAGGCTATTCGTTTTTCTTCAATGATTACAAATGAAGAAGCGCATATTTTACAGCTTTTAAAAGAGAAACTTGATATTAAACTTTTTAATGAAGATGCAAGAAAATTTCAAGAATTTATGAGAGCTTATAGTTCTGTGAGTGGAAAATTACATCATAGTGGTTCGCTAGATGCTATTAAACAATCAGATGCAGCAATAATAATAGGAAGCAGAATAGCAACTGATAATCCTGGTGTAAGATACGCTCTTACAACAGCCGCTAAACATAATGGCGCAAAAATAGTTTATGCTCATCCTATTGAAGATGCTCTGATGCAAAATACTGTTACTCAATTTATGAAGTATGAAGTTGGAACAGAAGAGGGCGTAATGGCACTTCTTGCAAACGCTATATTGAAAAATGTAGATATGGACGATGATGAGAGAGAATTTTTTGATGATTTAGATTTGGGTTATCTTGATGCTGAGAGTAATATTGGCGATGAAGAGCTAGATCAAATGATGAAATCATTTTCAAGAGCAAAAAATCGTGTCTTAATTGTAGGAAATGATTTGATGGCTCATAAGCGTTCAGACAATATTGCAAAACTTGCCGCTTTAATTGAAAAGTATAGTGACTTTTCTTTAGTTGTAGTACCAAGTGAAGTAAATACTTTGGGTGTATCTTTGATATGTGATTTGGATAAAGATGAAGATATTATAGATGTAGTAGGCTATAACGCAAAAGGTAATTTTATAATTTCATCTTTAGCTTATGCAAACTTGTCAGTACCATCTTTAAATCAGCAAGAAGGAACTTTTGTAAATATTGACAACAAAGTACTTCCAACAAATGTTGCAGTTAGTTTTGATGGTTACACGCTAAATGATCTAGCTAATGCTTGTGGTGTTGAGAGTGTCAATACTGTTGATTATACAAGTAAGCTAAATAAAAAATCTGGTTTTAGAGATATAGCTTTTGATAGTTTAGAAAACTTTTTATCATCTCATGGTGAAGATGAAAGAGGTTACTTGCTAGATGAAATTTTATGTGAAGTTAATGGAAAACTTGATGAAATTGAAGATTTACCAGAATTCAATGGTACAATTATATATCATGCAAATCCTGTTTTACAGTTTAATGCTTATACAAATCAAGCTTCACAATTGGAAAAAGACAATACTCTTAGAGGTTCAGCTCAGTTTGCAGCAGCTGCAAAAATAACTGATGGAGATAAGATTGAAATTAGTTTTGGCTCTAAGACTATTGTACGAGAGTTTAAGCTTGATAGTGAGTTAAAAGGTACTATAGCATTAAATCCTACGTTTGATGATGTGATAGATGCTAGTAGATACAGATTTGAAAAATCCAAAATAGTGAGAGTAGTATAA
- a CDS encoding NADH-quinone oxidoreductase subunit G, producing MSKITINIDGKEIETQEGEFILNAARANDIFIPAICYLTRCSPTLACRICLVEADGKQVYACNAKSKDGMNITTTTENIAKERRAIMEVYDVNHPLQCGVCDQSGECELQNYTLEMGVDIQSYSVKDVDRSSHDWGHIHYDPGLCIVCERCVTVCKDMIGDNSLKTIPRGADALEAEFKENMPKDAYAMWNKLNKSVIGLTNGTDVLDCTSCGECAAVCPVGALVDTHFMYKSNAWELKQIPATCGHCSAGCQISYDVKHTSISDESEKIYRVMNEWNYVSLCGAGRYGFDYENRVASKDETAFASAIEAFKKADTIKFTSTITNEEAYVLQSLKEKLGLKLVNNEAKSFQTFLRNYSEISGTMLYGNDLKSTHNSNFVISLGTALKSDNPNARYALNNSMTVNKGAGLYFHPVKDPIIEGLGKSIMTLQHAPLQEEAALYLILDLFADKEKLPKKVVEYLSSFHSEKTITVEETIKEEIVEIVKETKVNEESGEEEEVEVEKKKMVPKKISKEVQVDDNALLTILGADDSFMDDLEKNLKKKDTFAMIVGPDLYNHPNSKNLARLVGLVEKCSEFEITMIPQLTNSLGVALICELDDEKGSYTIGYNTKGDFTLSALGNGDLDMPAMNQQEGTLTSINKRVNPTNAALAYNGYELNDIANELGIKSENVIDYTASLPTSVGFKSLVFDSLPNHYENDGTEVRGYLLDNVKVNRSTNQNVEPFSENQLTLKKEERLIYLANPVRQFTDFTNKATNLDEIAGLYLSEEFLSTSELNEGDKVRVKNSNGEIVVNIVSDNKIAGDIAVLPTFDSKINSEALFSGYRFATASIEKV from the coding sequence ATGAGTAAAATTACTATAAATATTGATGGTAAAGAGATTGAGACACAAGAGGGCGAGTTTATTTTAAATGCTGCTCGTGCAAATGATATCTTTATTCCAGCTATCTGTTACCTAACGAGATGTAGTCCGACACTAGCATGTCGTATATGTCTTGTTGAGGCTGATGGGAAACAAGTCTATGCTTGTAATGCCAAAAGTAAAGATGGCATGAATATCACAACTACGACTGAAAATATTGCTAAAGAACGCCGTGCAATTATGGAAGTATATGATGTAAATCATCCTCTTCAATGTGGTGTTTGTGATCAATCTGGAGAGTGTGAACTACAAAACTATACATTAGAAATGGGAGTAGATATACAAAGTTACTCTGTAAAAGATGTAGATAGAAGTTCTCACGATTGGGGACATATTCATTACGATCCAGGCTTATGTATAGTTTGTGAGAGATGTGTTACTGTTTGTAAAGATATGATTGGGGACAACTCTTTAAAAACTATTCCTCGTGGAGCAGATGCACTAGAGGCTGAGTTTAAAGAAAATATGCCTAAAGATGCATATGCTATGTGGAATAAGCTTAATAAGTCTGTGATTGGTTTAACTAATGGAACTGATGTTCTTGATTGTACAAGTTGTGGTGAGTGTGCTGCAGTTTGTCCGGTTGGTGCTTTGGTTGATACTCACTTTATGTATAAATCAAATGCTTGGGAACTTAAGCAAATACCTGCAACTTGTGGGCATTGTTCTGCTGGATGCCAAATCTCTTATGATGTTAAACATACAAGTATTTCTGATGAAAGTGAAAAAATTTACCGTGTTATGAATGAGTGGAATTATGTTTCACTTTGTGGAGCTGGTAGGTATGGTTTTGATTACGAAAATAGAGTTGCATCTAAAGATGAAACTGCATTTGCATCTGCTATTGAAGCATTTAAAAAAGCAGATACTATTAAATTTACTTCTACTATTACAAATGAAGAAGCTTATGTTCTTCAAAGTTTAAAAGAAAAACTTGGGCTTAAACTTGTAAATAATGAAGCAAAATCTTTTCAAACTTTCTTGAGAAATTATAGTGAGATTAGTGGAACTATGCTTTATGGTAATGACTTAAAATCTACTCACAATTCTAACTTTGTTATCTCTTTAGGAACGGCACTAAAAAGTGACAATCCAAATGCAAGATATGCACTAAATAACTCAATGACTGTAAATAAAGGTGCTGGACTTTATTTTCATCCTGTAAAAGATCCTATTATTGAAGGTCTTGGAAAAAGTATTATGACTCTACAACATGCACCTCTTCAGGAAGAAGCTGCACTTTATCTTATTTTAGACTTGTTTGCAGATAAAGAAAAATTACCTAAAAAAGTAGTTGAGTATTTGAGCTCTTTTCATTCAGAAAAAACTATAACAGTTGAAGAGACTATAAAAGAAGAAATAGTTGAAATCGTTAAAGAAACAAAAGTTAATGAAGAGAGTGGTGAAGAGGAAGAGGTAGAAGTAGAGAAGAAAAAAATGGTTCCTAAAAAAATCTCTAAAGAAGTTCAAGTAGATGATAATGCTCTTTTAACTATTTTAGGTGCTGATGATAGTTTTATGGATGACTTAGAAAAAAATCTAAAGAAAAAAGATACTTTTGCTATGATAGTAGGACCTGATCTTTACAATCATCCAAACTCAAAAAATCTTGCAAGACTTGTTGGTTTAGTTGAGAAGTGTAGTGAGTTTGAAATTACTATGATTCCACAACTAACAAACTCTTTGGGTGTAGCTCTAATTTGTGAACTTGATGATGAAAAAGGCTCATATACTATAGGTTATAACACTAAAGGAGACTTTACTCTGTCTGCTTTAGGTAATGGTGATCTTGATATGCCTGCTATGAATCAACAAGAGGGTACTCTTACTTCTATAAATAAAAGAGTAAATCCTACAAATGCGGCTCTTGCTTATAATGGTTATGAACTAAATGATATTGCAAATGAATTGGGAATAAAATCTGAGAATGTAATTGATTATACCGCTTCTCTTCCAACATCAGTTGGTTTTAAATCTTTAGTTTTTGATAGTTTACCAAATCACTATGAAAATGATGGTACAGAAGTTAGAGGTTATCTGCTAGATAATGTAAAAGTTAATAGAAGTACAAATCAAAATGTAGAGCCATTTAGTGAAAATCAACTTACTCTTAAAAAAGAAGAGAGATTGATTTATCTTGCTAATCCTGTAAGACAATTTACTGATTTTACAAATAAAGCGACTAATCTTGATGAGATAGCTGGTTTGTATCTTAGTGAAGAGTTTTTAAGTACTTCAGAACTTAATGAGGGGGATAAAGTGAGAGTAAAAAATAGCAATGGGGAAATTGTTGTTAATATAGTTAGTGACAATAAAATTGCTGGTGATATAGCGGTTTTACCAACATTTGATTCTAAAATAAATTCAGAGGCTCTGTTTAGCGGATATCGTTTTGCAACAGCTTCGATTGAAAAGGTGTAA